Proteins co-encoded in one bacterium genomic window:
- a CDS encoding type III pantothenate kinase, whose protein sequence is MLLVVDVGNTNTVFGVYENKNLLSHWRIRTIQGQTADEFGMLIWNLFQWAGLPMREVKAVVVSCVVPPLLRAINELCQRYFSVRPLVVGPGIKTGMPILYDNPREVGADRIVNAVAAFERYRQGVIVVDFGTATTFDLISPRGEYLGGAIAPGVGVASEALFQRTAQLPKVEFARPASVLGKNTVSSIQSGLFWGYVGLVDAIVERLRKEHGEGSTRVVATGGLAQLIASESSTIEEVDEFLLLDGMRIIYERNC, encoded by the coding sequence ATGTTGCTGGTGGTGGACGTTGGAAACACCAACACCGTGTTCGGAGTGTATGAAAACAAGAACCTGCTAAGCCATTGGCGTATCAGGACCATTCAGGGGCAGACGGCCGATGAGTTCGGCATGTTGATATGGAATCTCTTTCAATGGGCTGGGCTGCCCATGAGGGAGGTCAAGGCTGTTGTGGTCTCATGCGTGGTGCCACCTCTGCTCAGAGCCATAAATGAGCTTTGCCAGCGTTATTTCAGTGTGCGACCTCTGGTGGTAGGACCAGGGATAAAGACCGGAATGCCAATCCTTTACGATAATCCCAGAGAGGTGGGAGCAGACCGCATAGTCAACGCTGTGGCTGCCTTCGAGAGATATCGTCAAGGAGTGATAGTGGTGGATTTTGGCACAGCCACCACCTTCGACCTGATCTCTCCCAGAGGGGAATACCTGGGTGGGGCCATAGCCCCTGGGGTTGGAGTGGCCAGCGAAGCTCTGTTTCAAAGAACAGCTCAATTGCCCAAGGTGGAATTTGCCAGGCCCGCTTCAGTGCTGGGCAAGAACACGGTGAGTTCCATCCAGTCCGGATTATTCTGGGGATATGTGGGGCTGGTGGATGCCATAGTGGAAAGATTACGCAAGGAACATGGGGAGGGGTCTACCAGGGTTGTGGCTACGGGCGGGCTGGCCCAGCTCATAGCCTCTGAGTCTAGCACCATAGAAGAGGTGGACGAGTTCCTCCTGTTGGACGGTATGAGGATAATCTACGAGAGGAATTGCTGA
- the amrS gene encoding AmmeMemoRadiSam system radical SAM enzyme, with protein MEKKLLCRRDFAWTLWLGSCGLALSSFPFRSMAIQEPEEELKEVMFYKNLEEKRVECQVCPRRCRVADQERGFCGNKENRGGRYYTLVHSRACAIQVDPIEKKPFFHFLPGSFSFSIAAAGCNIECQFCQNWQIAQFRPEQVKSAFLPPQEVVRRAQQASCQSIAYTYSEPVSFYEYMFDTAVAGQKRGMRSVVVTNGYINEEPLRRLCDHVAAVKVDLKAFTEKFYKEICRGELKPVKETLVRLKRWNIWTEIVVLVVPGQNDQPVQVKDMARWIREELSPDVPLHFTRFHPAYKMRDLPPTPVATLERCSSIAQEEGLHFVYVGNVPGHPQENTRCPGCNEVVISRKGFAVLSKNMMEGRCGYCGAVIPGIWV; from the coding sequence GTGGAAAAGAAACTACTTTGCCGAAGGGACTTTGCTTGGACCTTATGGCTGGGCAGCTGCGGGCTTGCCCTGAGCTCTTTTCCTTTTAGATCCATGGCAATTCAAGAACCGGAAGAGGAGCTCAAGGAGGTGATGTTTTACAAAAACCTGGAAGAGAAAAGGGTGGAGTGCCAGGTGTGTCCGAGAAGATGCCGTGTGGCGGATCAGGAGAGGGGGTTTTGCGGCAACAAGGAGAACCGGGGTGGGCGTTATTACACCTTGGTGCATTCCAGAGCCTGTGCGATTCAGGTGGATCCCATAGAAAAAAAACCCTTCTTTCACTTCCTCCCTGGAAGTTTTTCCTTTTCTATTGCCGCGGCCGGTTGCAATATAGAATGCCAATTCTGTCAGAACTGGCAGATCGCCCAGTTCAGGCCAGAACAGGTGAAATCCGCCTTCTTGCCGCCGCAGGAGGTAGTAAGAAGGGCCCAGCAAGCCTCCTGTCAGAGCATAGCCTATACCTACTCGGAGCCTGTAAGTTTCTATGAATACATGTTTGACACAGCAGTGGCTGGGCAGAAGAGAGGCATGCGCTCGGTGGTGGTCACCAATGGTTACATCAATGAGGAGCCCCTTAGACGCCTTTGTGATCATGTGGCAGCCGTAAAGGTGGATCTGAAGGCCTTCACAGAGAAATTCTACAAGGAGATCTGCAGGGGGGAATTAAAGCCGGTAAAGGAGACCCTTGTCAGGCTCAAACGTTGGAACATTTGGACGGAGATAGTGGTGTTGGTTGTACCAGGACAGAATGATCAGCCGGTTCAGGTCAAAGACATGGCCAGATGGATTCGGGAAGAACTCTCACCAGATGTACCTCTGCATTTCACCAGATTCCATCCAGCATACAAGATGAGGGATCTGCCTCCCACGCCTGTTGCCACCTTGGAGAGATGCTCGAGCATAGCCCAAGAGGAGGGGTTGCATTTTGTGTACGTGGGCAATGTGCCGGGGCACCCCCAGGAGAACACCCGCTGTCCGGGTTGCAATGAGGTCGTGATCTCCCGGAAGGGGTTCGCTGTTTTGAGCAAGAATATGATGGAAGGCCGCTGCGGATACTGTGGTGCGGTCATCCCAGGCATATGGGTGTAA
- a CDS encoding zinc ribbon domain-containing protein — translation MPIYEYSCQGCGKELEVMQKITENPLETCPSCGGVLQRLISSTSFILKGTGWYATDYARKGSSASSSSSHSSSESKSEKDSSKGSASENKD, via the coding sequence ATGCCCATTTACGAGTACAGCTGCCAGGGGTGTGGTAAGGAGCTGGAAGTTATGCAGAAAATAACCGAGAATCCTTTGGAGACTTGCCCCTCTTGCGGTGGTGTTCTCCAACGTCTTATTTCCAGCACTTCTTTCATCCTAAAGGGCACAGGTTGGTATGCCACGGACTATGCCCGCAAGGGCTCTTCAGCCTCTAGTTCCTCCTCCCATAGCTCCTCGGAGTCCAAGTCGGAAAAGGATTCCTCCAAGGGTTCAGCATCTGAAAATAAAGATTGA
- a CDS encoding AsmA-like C-terminal domain-containing protein yields the protein MSFSGKSSKLLALGVAVLFFAGLLASLRWIWLPGFLNSQDLKASICKQIQHHTGYSAKLESLELTSFFPMEIMGQGLALETPEGEPFLAAPRIVAKLGWRELLAGQVVLHSVIMEALEVEQPELLLLQPEKGGAGLLRLGQLRIRDSILRWPLAGQNHLLLRNTEADIHFVAEKNAVEFRLRGDIETQSWHWPVVMSGRLEPDGSAEAILEADSTPLAALSRFLFPGLEMDRVTGQSKIAIRLQRQTNGQLRWSGSLEAKQVRVNWPGMLDVPFETPKLKAEASGTWENGSWSVQEARINSQDLTLEGQLSGNAQGLRGWVRAGAFPFERVVPYLGRELIGPALYGFFREDLLQGKGKEVVFSLLAGDQKPNGNPNGLIMELEFEDAAIRFDPRLHPLEKLSGILVWQGDRVWFKNLKGQYRNHPFKDMEARITEIGKISLLEGRFSLELAWPELEELFSTVAPLKTKGPALSNLQGSAMLELGIRKAFLLKDPLSYEAKIQVNGAWGSIPWISGPWKVTSGQITATPKRVEIGYLKGTWDDSWWEAAGSMENWGEESPGVRFQGNMGVSSEQLQRALARVLPGMKLNSAQSVPLEFAIQGDLHQATARLKSDLSDTELSYKEIWKKPKGDALDLEVVIEGSSPEDWNLEEVRIRDGDVLVLAKRSPSSQGDVWNLSCSSCDVSSIAKRWSALKGRLEEGHVEISVALRSGQSLHWDASIKAREVKLAPEVAGSPLVIRSGNFQANPSLIIVESARLNMESHDVTFSGSIRVQGQDRFKVQGGLRGEELDLDSFLASKAKEPNGEREPQSSHNLKKWVEKLEDSELGLAFRSMRFMGLEFTGVQARILKKTHGISLEGYSGRLASGEVSMRGDLSPEGLWRLVGNLTGARSAELFPALGFKEALIEGTLGVDVDIQGGANKDSRGGYSGVLNLEIEKGLIRRFPVLASVLSMMNLTQLLTGRLPDLSSEGMVFTKIRGTFQLDQGILKTEDLRVESEAVVITMVGEIDLKKRQCDLKVGVQPFVGVDRFVDKLPVIRHYLAGPKRTVLATYFLVTGPLDQPEVNAIPFRSLGQTVMDMFLRLFQNPFADLGPPGTVPQEPEAPYGAR from the coding sequence TTGAGCTTTTCAGGAAAATCTAGCAAGCTTTTGGCACTAGGGGTTGCAGTTCTTTTCTTCGCGGGGCTACTGGCTTCACTCAGGTGGATCTGGCTCCCTGGATTCCTTAACAGCCAAGATCTAAAGGCCTCCATATGCAAACAGATCCAACACCATACCGGTTATAGCGCTAAACTGGAATCCCTTGAGCTTACCAGCTTTTTTCCCATGGAAATAATGGGACAGGGCTTGGCATTGGAAACTCCAGAAGGAGAGCCCTTTTTGGCTGCCCCACGTATAGTGGCCAAGCTTGGCTGGAGAGAGCTCTTGGCAGGGCAGGTGGTCCTTCATTCTGTGATCATGGAGGCTCTGGAGGTGGAGCAACCAGAGCTCCTGCTGCTTCAACCCGAGAAAGGAGGAGCAGGACTGCTCAGGCTCGGCCAGCTCAGAATTAGGGACTCCATCCTAAGGTGGCCCTTGGCTGGGCAAAACCATCTTTTATTGAGGAACACGGAGGCAGATATCCATTTTGTTGCAGAAAAAAACGCTGTGGAGTTTCGCCTTCGAGGGGATATTGAAACACAGAGCTGGCATTGGCCAGTTGTGATGTCTGGGAGGCTGGAGCCAGACGGCTCAGCAGAGGCCATCTTAGAAGCGGATTCCACGCCCTTGGCAGCTCTGAGTCGATTTTTGTTCCCTGGTTTGGAAATGGACCGAGTCACAGGGCAATCAAAAATAGCCATCAGGCTCCAAAGACAAACTAACGGTCAGCTGCGCTGGAGCGGATCCTTGGAGGCAAAACAAGTAAGGGTGAACTGGCCTGGAATGCTGGATGTACCCTTTGAAACTCCGAAGCTGAAGGCAGAAGCCAGTGGAACCTGGGAGAATGGCTCCTGGAGCGTTCAGGAGGCTCGAATAAACAGCCAGGATCTGACCCTGGAGGGACAGCTCAGCGGTAATGCCCAGGGTTTGAGGGGTTGGGTGCGCGCTGGTGCATTTCCCTTTGAGAGAGTCGTCCCTTATCTGGGGCGCGAACTAATAGGCCCTGCTCTTTACGGCTTTTTCAGAGAGGATCTTCTCCAGGGAAAGGGCAAGGAGGTTGTGTTCAGCCTTCTGGCAGGGGACCAGAAACCCAATGGCAATCCAAACGGGCTGATCATGGAACTGGAGTTTGAAGATGCTGCCATTCGTTTTGATCCGCGCCTGCATCCTCTTGAAAAACTCTCCGGGATCTTGGTTTGGCAAGGAGACCGGGTTTGGTTCAAGAACCTCAAGGGTCAATACCGTAACCATCCCTTCAAAGACATGGAAGCCCGCATCACAGAGATCGGAAAGATCTCCTTGCTGGAAGGCAGATTCTCTTTGGAGCTGGCTTGGCCAGAGTTGGAAGAGCTTTTCTCCACAGTGGCACCCCTGAAGACTAAAGGGCCTGCCCTGTCGAACCTGCAAGGAAGCGCCATGCTTGAGCTGGGTATCAGGAAAGCTTTCTTGCTCAAGGATCCTCTTTCTTATGAGGCCAAGATCCAAGTCAATGGGGCCTGGGGTTCAATTCCCTGGATATCAGGCCCTTGGAAGGTGACTTCGGGACAGATAACAGCCACTCCCAAGAGGGTAGAAATAGGATATCTCAAAGGCACATGGGATGACTCCTGGTGGGAGGCAGCGGGCTCCATGGAGAACTGGGGAGAAGAAAGTCCTGGGGTACGGTTCCAGGGGAACATGGGGGTTTCTTCGGAACAATTACAAAGAGCACTGGCTCGGGTCCTGCCCGGGATGAAGCTCAACAGTGCCCAAAGCGTTCCTTTGGAATTTGCAATCCAGGGTGATCTTCACCAGGCCACTGCTAGGCTAAAAAGCGATCTATCGGATACGGAGCTGAGTTACAAAGAAATATGGAAGAAACCCAAAGGGGATGCCTTGGACCTGGAAGTGGTCATAGAGGGTAGCAGCCCTGAGGACTGGAATTTGGAAGAAGTGCGGATCAGGGATGGGGATGTGCTTGTGCTGGCTAAAAGGTCCCCTTCCTCTCAAGGAGATGTTTGGAATTTGTCCTGCTCCTCCTGTGATGTCAGCTCCATTGCAAAACGCTGGAGTGCTTTGAAGGGAAGGCTCGAAGAAGGCCATGTTGAGATCAGTGTTGCTTTGAGATCCGGCCAATCCCTTCATTGGGATGCCAGTATTAAAGCCAGGGAAGTGAAGCTAGCTCCTGAGGTGGCCGGCAGCCCTTTAGTGATCCGCTCTGGGAATTTCCAGGCCAATCCTTCGCTTATCATTGTTGAGTCTGCGAGACTCAACATGGAATCTCATGATGTCACCTTCTCGGGTTCCATCAGGGTCCAAGGGCAGGACAGGTTCAAGGTCCAGGGAGGCTTGAGGGGAGAGGAGTTGGATCTGGATTCATTCCTGGCCAGCAAGGCAAAGGAGCCAAATGGGGAAAGGGAGCCTCAATCCAGCCATAACCTTAAGAAATGGGTAGAAAAGCTTGAGGACTCAGAGCTTGGCCTGGCCTTCCGGAGCATGAGATTCATGGGCCTTGAGTTCACGGGAGTGCAGGCCAGAATTCTAAAAAAGACCCATGGTATCTCCTTGGAAGGCTATTCGGGTCGACTGGCATCTGGAGAGGTTTCCATGAGAGGGGATTTGAGCCCAGAGGGGCTCTGGAGGCTGGTTGGGAATCTCACAGGAGCCCGCTCCGCTGAATTGTTTCCTGCCCTGGGCTTCAAGGAGGCGCTAATAGAGGGAACCTTGGGAGTGGACGTAGACATTCAAGGAGGAGCAAACAAAGATTCGCGCGGTGGTTATAGTGGCGTATTGAATCTGGAAATAGAGAAAGGGTTGATAAGGCGGTTTCCAGTCTTGGCCAGTGTGCTGTCTATGATGAACTTGACTCAACTTCTCACCGGGAGGCTTCCTGATTTGTCCTCCGAGGGGATGGTCTTCACAAAGATCAGGGGAACCTTCCAGCTTGACCAAGGGATATTGAAGACAGAAGATCTCAGGGTGGAGAGCGAGGCTGTAGTGATCACCATGGTGGGAGAGATTGATCTGAAGAAAAGACAGTGCGACCTGAAGGTGGGAGTGCAGCCCTTTGTGGGAGTAGATCGTTTCGTAGACAAGCTTCCTGTTATACGCCATTACCTGGCTGGACCAAAGCGAACGGTGCTGGCTACTTATTTCCTGGTGACCGGCCCTTTGGATCAACCTGAGGTGAATGCCATTCCGTTTCGCTCTCTTGGACAGACGGTCATGGACATGTTCCTGCGATTGTTTCAGAATCCTTTTGCGGATCTGGGTCCGCCTGGCACTGTGCCCCAGGAACCCGAAGCCCCATATGGGGCTCGCTGA
- the pruA gene encoding L-glutamate gamma-semialdehyde dehydrogenase translates to MKLMISPWEEEVQALGREIFFRMGSEKPSLFRKDYWVGRMLEWCMEHPSFKVQMFRLVDVLPALSSSKQVAEHLKQYLIQQGAELPPMLQWLVSSLASNPVTAPLAAQQVRRNVEEIAKRFIVGSTPAEAVDFLRQNWEQGIAFTLDLLGEVAVSEQEAQEYQRRYLELIEVLGPLVATWPSLHGEREKHFPRLSISLKLSSLFSQMDPVDFHGSVSALKQRLRPIFRQARQHGAFVNIDMEQFAFLELTLATFKSLLEEEEFLEAPSAGIVIQTYLRDYRDHLDEIIQWARARSRPVTIRLVKGAYWDYEQVVARWNGWPVPVFLQKGETDAAFEEATRICLEAYPLVNTALASHNVRSIAHGIVAARHLGVKENAMEIQMLYGMAEPVKKALLDLGIPVCDYSPIGELLPGMAYLVRRLLENTSNESFLRKSFAEGVPHQQLLSAPKIHEEPLQELSSVPPWPGPYHPEPPRDFARSPLREAFGKALAAVQRELGGSCPLWVDGKKLYTPRELISINPARPSQVVGRTFLATREEAERAVTSAYKALDQWRETSAQKRAALVLRVAEILRSQRDRLAALQVYEVSKTWREADADVCEAIDFCEYYAREMLRLAKPRRMDPMAGETNDYFYEPRGVALIIAPWNFPLAISAGMSMAALVAGNTVIYKPSSLSPITGAALAQAVREAGFPKGVFHYLPCTGSETAAWLVEHPRVSVVAFTGSKDVGLEILQRAAGVRPGQEMLKRLVVEMGGKNAIILDGDADLDAAVVGVIQSAFGFQGQKCSACSRVIVLREQYDRFVNRLVEAAKSIKVGDPAEPCTRMGAVIDASAFNKISEFIELGKKEGELLFRGEAPKEGYFIGPTIFAAIPPQHRLAQEEIFGPVLCVMQAEDLDEALEIANATPYALTGGFYSRTPANIERVKRDFKVGNLYINRKITGAIVGRQPFGGFKMSGIGSKAGGPDYLIQFMEPRTVTENTLRRGFAPEMETSQGSSADKTST, encoded by the coding sequence ATGAAACTAATGATTTCTCCTTGGGAGGAAGAGGTCCAGGCCCTGGGCCGGGAGATCTTCTTTAGAATGGGCTCTGAGAAGCCTTCTTTGTTTAGAAAGGATTATTGGGTCGGTAGAATGCTGGAATGGTGCATGGAACATCCCTCTTTCAAGGTTCAGATGTTCAGACTGGTGGATGTTCTTCCAGCCCTTAGTTCTTCCAAACAAGTGGCCGAGCATCTCAAGCAATATTTGATCCAGCAGGGGGCAGAGCTGCCACCCATGCTCCAGTGGCTTGTAAGTTCCCTGGCTTCAAATCCAGTCACAGCCCCTCTGGCTGCACAACAGGTCAGGAGGAATGTGGAAGAGATAGCAAAACGTTTCATTGTGGGCAGCACTCCAGCAGAGGCTGTGGATTTCCTCAGGCAGAACTGGGAGCAAGGCATAGCCTTCACACTGGACCTCTTGGGAGAGGTGGCTGTGAGCGAACAGGAGGCACAGGAGTACCAACGTCGGTATCTGGAACTCATAGAGGTGTTGGGCCCCCTGGTAGCCACTTGGCCCAGCCTACATGGGGAAAGGGAAAAACATTTCCCAAGGCTTAGCATATCTTTGAAGTTGTCATCGCTTTTCTCTCAAATGGATCCCGTGGATTTCCATGGCTCGGTCTCTGCGTTGAAGCAGAGGTTGAGGCCTATCTTCAGGCAGGCACGGCAACATGGTGCTTTTGTCAACATAGACATGGAGCAGTTCGCCTTCTTGGAACTCACCTTAGCCACCTTCAAAAGCCTTTTGGAAGAAGAGGAATTCTTGGAAGCTCCTTCTGCGGGAATAGTCATCCAGACCTATCTGAGGGATTACAGGGATCACCTCGACGAAATTATCCAGTGGGCCAGAGCCAGATCCAGGCCTGTGACCATTCGTTTGGTCAAGGGGGCCTATTGGGACTACGAGCAAGTGGTGGCCCGCTGGAACGGGTGGCCTGTGCCGGTCTTTCTCCAGAAGGGTGAAACAGATGCTGCCTTCGAAGAGGCTACCCGTATCTGCCTTGAAGCCTATCCATTGGTGAACACTGCCCTTGCAAGTCACAACGTGAGATCAATAGCCCATGGTATTGTGGCCGCAAGGCATCTCGGAGTAAAGGAAAATGCCATGGAGATCCAGATGCTCTACGGCATGGCTGAACCCGTAAAAAAGGCCTTGTTGGATTTGGGAATTCCTGTTTGCGATTACTCCCCTATAGGCGAACTGCTTCCAGGCATGGCCTATCTGGTTCGCAGGCTCTTGGAGAACACCTCCAACGAGTCCTTTTTGAGAAAAAGCTTTGCAGAGGGAGTGCCCCACCAACAGCTTCTTTCAGCTCCCAAGATTCATGAGGAACCTCTCCAGGAGCTATCTTCGGTCCCTCCATGGCCAGGGCCTTACCATCCTGAACCCCCGAGGGATTTCGCAAGATCTCCATTGAGAGAAGCATTTGGCAAGGCGCTTGCAGCTGTTCAGCGAGAACTGGGAGGGAGTTGTCCCCTTTGGGTGGATGGCAAGAAGCTTTACACACCCAGGGAGCTAATCTCCATCAACCCCGCACGACCCTCCCAGGTGGTGGGTCGCACCTTCCTGGCTACTCGGGAGGAAGCGGAACGAGCAGTTACATCGGCCTACAAGGCCTTGGATCAGTGGAGGGAGACCTCGGCCCAAAAGCGTGCTGCCTTGGTACTGCGGGTAGCTGAGATACTACGCTCCCAAAGGGATAGATTGGCAGCTCTCCAAGTGTATGAAGTTTCTAAGACCTGGAGGGAAGCCGACGCGGATGTTTGCGAAGCCATAGACTTTTGCGAGTATTATGCCAGGGAGATGTTGAGGCTTGCCAAGCCCAGGAGAATGGATCCCATGGCGGGCGAAACCAACGATTATTTCTACGAGCCCAGAGGTGTGGCTTTGATAATTGCACCCTGGAATTTTCCACTGGCCATATCTGCTGGGATGAGCATGGCAGCTCTTGTGGCAGGCAACACGGTCATATACAAACCCTCCAGCCTTTCTCCCATCACAGGTGCTGCTCTTGCACAAGCCGTTAGGGAGGCAGGGTTTCCCAAGGGGGTTTTTCATTATCTCCCGTGCACTGGGAGCGAGACAGCTGCTTGGCTGGTGGAACACCCCAGGGTTTCTGTAGTGGCTTTTACAGGCTCCAAGGATGTGGGTCTGGAAATACTCCAAAGGGCTGCTGGAGTGCGGCCGGGCCAAGAGATGCTCAAAAGGCTGGTGGTAGAAATGGGAGGTAAGAATGCCATCATCTTGGACGGGGATGCTGACTTGGATGCTGCGGTTGTGGGGGTGATTCAGTCGGCTTTTGGTTTTCAAGGTCAGAAGTGTTCGGCTTGTTCTCGTGTAATAGTTCTCAGGGAGCAGTACGACCGCTTTGTGAACCGACTGGTGGAAGCTGCCAAGAGCATCAAGGTTGGAGACCCGGCAGAGCCTTGTACACGCATGGGTGCTGTCATAGATGCTTCGGCCTTCAACAAGATTTCAGAGTTCATTGAGCTGGGCAAAAAAGAAGGGGAACTGCTCTTCCGGGGAGAAGCTCCCAAGGAAGGTTATTTCATTGGACCCACCATATTTGCAGCAATACCCCCCCAACATAGGTTGGCTCAAGAGGAAATCTTTGGACCAGTGCTTTGCGTCATGCAGGCTGAGGATCTCGATGAGGCTTTGGAGATAGCCAATGCAACTCCTTATGCCCTGACCGGAGGCTTTTATTCGAGAACACCGGCAAATATAGAAAGGGTGAAAAGGGACTTCAAGGTAGGAAACCTCTATATAAATAGGAAGATCACGGGGGCCATCGTAGGCCGCCAACCCTTCGGGGGGTTCAAGATGTCTGGAATAGGCTCCAAGGCGGGAGGCCCGGACTATCTCATTCAGTTCATGGAGCCACGAACTGTAACCGAGAATACCTTGAGGCGAGGATTCGCTCCTGAAATGGAAACATCTCAAGGAAGCTCGGCTGATAAAACTTCAACATGA